TTCATCCTCGCCATGGAGAAGATCGCGGAGCCGCAGGGAGAATCGCAGAACGACTACGACATTTTTTCCGGCCTGGCCGAGCGGATGGGAACGCGCGAGGCATTCACCGAAGGCCGGGATGAAACGGAATGGCTCCGGCATTTGTATGAAGATGCCCGAGAGCGCGCCGCCGAACGGCTGGTGGACTACCCTTCTTTCGATGAGTTCTGGGAGAAGGGCCACGTCGAGATTCCCGCCCCCGAGCGGCCGCACGTGCTGTTCGAGGATTTCCGGCAGGACCCGAAAGGGCGGCCGCTGGGCACGCCGTCGGGAAAAATCGAGATTCACTCCAAGACCATCGAAGGCTACGGCTACGCCGACTGCCCGCCGCACCCCGCCTGGCTGGAGCCTTGCGAATGGCTCGGCGGGGTGGAAGCCGCGGACTACCCGCTTCATTTGATCTCAAACCAGCCCACCTATCGCCTGCACAGCCAGATCGACACCGGCCGCAACAGCCGGGAGAACAAGATCAAAGAGCGCGAAGCGATGTGGATGCATCCGGATGATGCCCGGAAGAGAAATCTCGCCGATGGCGATGTGGCGCGCGTTTTCAACAGCCGGGGAGAAATTCTCGCCGGGGTCCGCGTCACCGACACGGTCCGCCCGGGCGTCATCCAGATCCCCACCGGGGCCTGGTACGACCCGCTCGTTCCCGGCGAGATCGGCACCCTCGACGTGCACGGCAACCCCAACGTCCTGACGCCGGACAAGGGCACTTCGAGCCTGGGACAGGGCCCCTCCGCCCACAGCACCCTGGTCGAGGCGGAAAAATACGAAGGGGAGCTGCCGGAGATTCAGGTCTTCCGCCCGCCTGTCATCGAAGGCTGAAAACGCTTCTTCTTCGCGTCAAAATATTTTCTTCAACAGATTCCCGATGGGATCGTTTTCTCCGAAAATCAGGAAATAGAGCAGGATGACCAGCCACGTGACGAAAGAAGGCATCTTCGACCAGGCATAGACCCTTCGGCGGAATCCAAGGCGAAGGAGAAGCTCGACCGCCACGACCCCGGCCATCCCGCCCAGGGCGAACTGCCGGAACCGGGTGAGG
Above is a window of bacterium DNA encoding:
- a CDS encoding molybdopterin-dependent oxidoreductase translates to LHPGGPYTFEGEDKTYPDIRLIYWCGGNPFHHHQDINRLIRAWRRPDTIIVHEPWWTSTARFSDIVLPATTTMERNDIGASSRDRFILAMEKIAEPQGESQNDYDIFSGLAERMGTREAFTEGRDETEWLRHLYEDARERAAERLVDYPSFDEFWEKGHVEIPAPERPHVLFEDFRQDPKGRPLGTPSGKIEIHSKTIEGYGYADCPPHPAWLEPCEWLGGVEAADYPLHLISNQPTYRLHSQIDTGRNSRENKIKEREAMWMHPDDARKRNLADGDVARVFNSRGEILAGVRVTDTVRPGVIQIPTGAWYDPLVPGEIGTLDVHGNPNVLTPDKGTSSLGQGPSAHSTLVEAEKYEGELPEIQVFRPPVIEG